DNA sequence from the Cytobacillus sp. IB215665 genome:
CTACATAACCTAAGTTTTCATCCGATTCAATATACATATCATTATAGTGGTCTGGTGGATTTACGAGATCAGATGGTGATTCTGAAGTGCCAAAACGTGCTACCTCCTGCCATGAATCTTCAGCATCAAAACTTACAGCGTCCTTATCATCGTTATTAAACTTCCCATATGGAGGTAATAATACCCCCTCTTCAATGGGTCTGTTGTGAGATACAGCCTGATCAGGACTATGCTCTTTGCAATGTAATGCGGTAGGCAGAGCTTGCAAACGTTCAATCGGTATATCCTTTCCACAAACTATGCAAGTGCCATAAGTTCCATTGTCTATAGCTTCAAGAGCATTTTCGATGTCAGTTATTTCTTTTTCAACATGTTCTAAAAGTGATATATCCTTTTCACGTTCATATAACTCTGTCCCTAAGTCACCTGGATGGTTGTCATAGCTTGATAATTCACCTACTGAATCATGTGCGTCAGAAAGCTCCAGGTTAAAATGATTATTTGCTTCTAGTTGGGACTTAAGTTGGTTCCTAGTATTAATCAAACTTGAACGGAAGGCTGAAGATTGTTCTTTTGTTAGCATAGCTAGTCTCCTTCCTGTATAGTCATTAATTGAAACGACAGTGCCTGTTATATCCAAGGCATGCGCTTTTCAATGTCTAGCTACAGTGTCAATCCCATCGAGTGGTTGGCCTGTAGCACTTATTTAAGAAGCCACCATTGGTGATAACAGGGCACTTACGCATTATAATGTCTAGCTCAGCCTCGTAGCCTCTTTAGGTTACTTTAGCATACCATTTCAATACAAAAGAGCCTTCAAATGATATGACTTCAGTGCTTGGAGAGACTAACCTAGTAGACTCTGCTTTTCTTATTGTTTACTTAATGCGGAAAAAAATGATTAAAAATTATCTTATTTGCAGATTAATTTTAAGAGGTGTTGTAATGACATTAAACGATTTTATGCAGGAAACATTCCCTAATTTACAGCTAAGACCACCTTTGTTTTATAGTTGGGATATTGGTATACGGTTTGAACTTGGGGTAGACTGGAAAAGGGGATATAATTATCCAAATAATCCATATGTATTGGGGTGCTATCAAAGGGCAATTACATTATTTGAAGCACTACATTCTTCTACGGACGATATATTTGTAGTGATGGATGTAAATGATTTTAATAAAGGTAAAAACATTAAACGGGAATTAACAAACTTTTCACCCTATGTTAAGAAGTCGTTACTGTATACGTTAAAGCACCAAATAATACCCTATATTTTCCCTGAAGATGATGAAAAAGGAACATATAGAACACATAGATTTACTCTAAAGTGTAAGCCTACAGAATTTAAATACAAACGTTTGTTAATGGCATTATGCAATCATGATTTAGGAATTAAACCAAATATTTATCATAGGGTTTATTTCATAAATATTAACAAGAAAACGATCTATCACGTTTACGATGACAGAGGTTGTGATTTATTGGCAACTTCACCTGAAACAATAAGAGGTATGTATAAAAGGTATAATAATTGGATTTTGGATTATGACAAACCTGAAATTAACAAGCTTTTTAATTGAAACATGTGAGGGGAACGCCGTAGAGGTGTTTCCCTCACATATTAAAAATCAACATACCATTAATAAAAAACATGAATCGATGTGAACAAAAAAACACGGCGATGTGCCGTGTTTAAAACCAGTAACTTAATAGTAAACCAAGTGAGAGTAAAAAACCAAAATGAGTATTTGTTTTGGCTGTAGCCTTCATAGCGGGCATCATTTGTATTGGAATGTTTTTTCCAACGAAGCCCTTTGTAGCTTTAATTGCACTCGGAATACTTATCAATACTAACAAAACCCATGGAGAAGAAATATTAGCTAACACTAAGATAACAACCCAGCCATAAGAGATGATAAACATACCAGCTAATAATTTTATTGCATTGGGTCTACCTAGAATAATAGCTAATGTATTTCGTCCATTTTCTTTATCACCATCTAAGTCACGAATATTATTTGCCAGCAAAATAGCTCCAACTAATATTGAGACGGGTATAGATACAAGTATACTTGCTGTTGAAATCGTATCAGTTTGAATAAAATAGGAAAGTAAAATGATAATTAGCCCCATAAATGTGCCAGCAACTATTTCTCCAAAGGGTGTGTACGCAATTGGGATAGGGCCTCCTGTATAATAATATCCAGCAAGCATACAAATTGTCCCAATAAGTGCTAACCACCAGCTACTATTCAAGCATATATATATACCTAAAAATGCTGCGATAGCAAATAAAAGAAAAGCGGCTATTAGGACAGTCTTTGGCTTTACTCCATCTCTAACTATTGCTCCGCCAATTCCTACTGACTCTTCAGTGTCCAACCCCCGTTTGAAATCGAAATATTCATTAATCATATTTGTTGCTGCTTGAATGAGTATACAAGCAATTAACATGACTAGAAATAGCGGCATATTTATCTGAGTTTGCTCTAAAGCAAGTGCTGTGCCGATAAATACAGGGACGAAGGCAGCAGTAAGAGTATGTGGCCTCGTTAAATTCCACCACACCTTCCATCCTTTATTTTGTTTCGGCAATATGGACTTTTGTTTCATATTTATTTGTGACTCCATAATTTCTCCTCCCCTCTTAAAGAGAAATTTAACATAAAAAAGGCTGTTTCCATATCGATTGTTGTTTATAAATTGAAGCACGAATACAACTAGAGGACGTGGTAGCTAAAGTTGTTTTAAAAAGTTCCAACCTCAAAAGACCTCATCTAGCTATGCTTTAGTAAAATAGCAACAATGTTAATGAAAAGAGCTATAAAAAATTATGAATACAAATTAAGTGTAGAAAAAGGGTAGCACCCTGTCAATCATTTTAGGGGATTTTGACGAATACTTTTGCCTGTTAACTTTTAGGTAAAGAAAATTGTATGTCATTTTAGTTTTCTTATTTTAAAAAGAGTAATATAATAATGAATGAATTCGTAAAGTAAATTAGATGTGATGTATGAAGAAATGTAGCGGATACATCTTAGAAATTACCAATATTGACAGTGTATATGACTAAGTGTATCTTAAAATGTGTGTTTGTTAGAGAAGAAAGAGAATTAAGCATTTATTATATATAAGAATAACGTTTCATCATTCGGGGGGATTATTGTGGTTGCAGTACAACAAACTGCTGCGTATGAACAACTATTACAAGGAATTAGTAGATCGAAAAAACATACAAAGCCTATACTAACAAGTATAGTAAAAAAAACTTCATATAAAGATCCCCTGTTATTTTATGAGGCTGCGAAATACTCCTATGTAGGAGAACGCTTTTTTTGGACAGACCCTAGTGATGAAATCATTTTAGTCGGGCTGGGTACCGTATTTTCTATAGAAGCCCAAGAGCGTAGATTTGAGATTGTTGAAGAAGAATGGGAACGCATTTTAACTAATTGTGTTAAGGAAGAACAAACTTCTCCGTTTGGGACTGGGCCTATTCTATTAGGTGGTTTTTCCTTTGACCCACTAAAGCAATCAACTTCGTTATGGGGTAAATATCCACCTGCGAAATTTATATTGCCAGAGTTCATGCTCACGATAAACAAAGGGGATGCCTGGATAACTTCTAATATCATTTGTCAACACTCATCTGATCCTATAGAAATATTGAAGGATTTAGAAAATAAAATGGAACATATCCTACAATCAGAATGGTCTTGGCAGCCTAATGAGAAAAAACATTCATATCGTCAAACTGAAATTGAACCTGAACTTTGGATAGATTCTGTTGACAGTGTGACACAAGATATTAAACAAGGTGAGCTAGATAAAGTGGTGTTAGCAAGGGAGACAAGACTTCATTTTGACGGTAAAGTAAACCTGACGTCTGTACTAAATAACCTTCGTGCTGAGCAGCCTATGAGTTATATATTTGCTTTCGAAAGTGGTGAAGATTGTTTTATTGGTGCGTCTCCCGAAAGGTTAATAAAAAAAGAAAATAGTAAGGTATTATCCACATGTTTAGCAGGTTCAATCAAAAGAGGGAAAACATTGGACGAGGATAAACTGCTGGGGAGTTCCTTATTATGTGATAAAAAGAATTTACATGAACATGAGCTTGTCGTCAAAATGATCAAAAAAGCAATGTTAAACTTCTGTAGTACAATAGATGCTCCTAGTCACCCAACATTGCTTAAAATGCGTCATATTCAGCATTTATATACACCTGTTATATGTACGGTAAAAGATCATGTCTCGTTTTTATCTATGGTGGAGAAGCTTCACCCAACCCCTGCGTTAGGCGGGTTTCCAACAGATAAAGCTATTAAGAAAATAAGAGAAGTTGAACAATTAGATAGAGGATGGTATGCAGCTCCTATCGGCTGGATTGACGCTAATAATAGTGGAGAATTTGCAGTAGCTATTCGATCAGCTCTTTTTCAGGGACAGGAAGCTTCGCTATTTGCTGGTTGTGGGATTGTAGCTGATTCGGATCCACAAAGTGAATATGAAGAAACTAAATTAAAACTGAAGCCTATCCTCTCAGCAATAGGGGGTATGAGTAATGATGAAAATGAACAATAATAATTCTTTAACTGCTTTTGTGTTGGCTTTTGTAGATGAGTTAATAAAAGTCAATGTCACAGATGTTGTTATTAGTCCTGGATCTCGTTCCACACCTATGGCTATGATAATGGCTGAGCACCCAATGATGAATGTTTATGTAAACATTGATGAGCGCTCAGCCGCTTTTTTTGCTTTAGGCATAGCTAAGTCGAAAAGAAAGCCAGTAGCAATATTATGTACATCAGGAACAGCAGCTGCTAATTATATGCCTGCCATTGTCGAGGCATATTATTCAAGAGTTCCCTTAATCGTACTTACAGCAGATCGACCACATGAATTACGTGATATCGGTGCACCACAAGCTATAAATCAAATTGGAATATTTGGAGAGTATACGAAATGGTTTGCTGAGATGGCAATACCTGAAGATACACCTGAAATGCTTAATTATGTAAGAACCTTTGCAAGTCGAGCATCAGGAACAGCTATGCAAGCACCAAAAGGTCCTGTTCATTTGAATTTTCCATTTAGAGAACCGCTTGTACCTTTAATGGAAGCAATTGAATATCATGATCAAGACAGTTATGTAAATGTTACAATAGGTGCGCGTAGCTTAACAACAAATCAATACCACAGTATTTACGATTGTATAGCAGATAAGAAGAAGGGGCTAATTATTTGTGGTGTCATAGACGATCCTTCCTTTGCTGAAGCAGTATTAGAGTTAGCTGAAAAATTACAATATCCAATATTCGCTGACCCGTTATCTCAACTTAGAAGTGGTCACCATAATAAAGAACTAATTATTGATAGTTATGATACGATCTTAAAAAATAAACAAATTCTTCAATTATATAAACCTGAGGTTATTATTCGATTTGGTGAAATGCCAGTTTCAAAATCATTAACATTATACATAAAACAGCTTAATCATATTGATCATATAGTAATTGATGGCGGCGGTGGCTGGAGAGAGCCAACTTTATCTGCTTCAGACATGATTCATTGTGATGAAGTTAATTTTTGTAGTGGACTTAGTCATGTTATTAAAGAACATAATAAAAAATCGCATTGGTTAACACAGTGGGTAGAAATGAATGCGATCATAAAATCAATATGGAATGGTTTAGAATATGAAGAGGAATTGTTTGAAGGGAAAGTATTTTCTGAATTAACAAAAACACTCCCATATAACACAACTTTATTTGTAGGAAATAGTATGCCAATAAGAGACCTAGACTCCTTTTTTCTTACAAATGATAAATCAATTAGAGTATTGGCAAACAGGGGAGCTAACGGAATAGATGGTATTGTTTCTACGGCACTCGGTGCTAGTATAAATTGTTCACCTCTAGTACTTGTCATTGGCGATCTGTCATTCTAT
Encoded proteins:
- a CDS encoding isochorismate synthase, giving the protein MVAVQQTAAYEQLLQGISRSKKHTKPILTSIVKKTSYKDPLLFYEAAKYSYVGERFFWTDPSDEIILVGLGTVFSIEAQERRFEIVEEEWERILTNCVKEEQTSPFGTGPILLGGFSFDPLKQSTSLWGKYPPAKFILPEFMLTINKGDAWITSNIICQHSSDPIEILKDLENKMEHILQSEWSWQPNEKKHSYRQTEIEPELWIDSVDSVTQDIKQGELDKVVLARETRLHFDGKVNLTSVLNNLRAEQPMSYIFAFESGEDCFIGASPERLIKKENSKVLSTCLAGSIKRGKTLDEDKLLGSSLLCDKKNLHEHELVVKMIKKAMLNFCSTIDAPSHPTLLKMRHIQHLYTPVICTVKDHVSFLSMVEKLHPTPALGGFPTDKAIKKIREVEQLDRGWYAAPIGWIDANNSGEFAVAIRSALFQGQEASLFAGCGIVADSDPQSEYEETKLKLKPILSAIGGMSNDENEQ
- a CDS encoding yteA family sporulation protein → MLTKEQSSAFRSSLINTRNQLKSQLEANNHFNLELSDAHDSVGELSSYDNHPGDLGTELYEREKDISLLEHVEKEITDIENALEAIDNGTYGTCIVCGKDIPIERLQALPTALHCKEHSPDQAVSHNRPIEEGVLLPPYGKFNNDDKDAVSFDAEDSWQEVARFGTSESPSDLVNPPDHYNDMYIESDENLGYVEDYENFAGTDIEGKNVKVYPNIQHEKYEQLLDEEGMMTPFGDLLPYEKNPYTEESLED
- a CDS encoding DUF3885 domain-containing protein, encoding MTLNDFMQETFPNLQLRPPLFYSWDIGIRFELGVDWKRGYNYPNNPYVLGCYQRAITLFEALHSSTDDIFVVMDVNDFNKGKNIKRELTNFSPYVKKSLLYTLKHQIIPYIFPEDDEKGTYRTHRFTLKCKPTEFKYKRLLMALCNHDLGIKPNIYHRVYFININKKTIYHVYDDRGCDLLATSPETIRGMYKRYNNWILDYDKPEINKLFN
- a CDS encoding 1,4-dihydroxy-2-naphthoate polyprenyltransferase: MESQINMKQKSILPKQNKGWKVWWNLTRPHTLTAAFVPVFIGTALALEQTQINMPLFLVMLIACILIQAATNMINEYFDFKRGLDTEESVGIGGAIVRDGVKPKTVLIAAFLLFAIAAFLGIYICLNSSWWLALIGTICMLAGYYYTGGPIPIAYTPFGEIVAGTFMGLIIILLSYFIQTDTISTASILVSIPVSILVGAILLANNIRDLDGDKENGRNTLAIILGRPNAIKLLAGMFIISYGWVVILVLANISSPWVLLVLISIPSAIKATKGFVGKNIPIQMMPAMKATAKTNTHFGFLLSLGLLLSYWF
- the menD gene encoding 2-succinyl-5-enolpyruvyl-6-hydroxy-3-cyclohexene-1-carboxylic-acid synthase, with translation MNNNNSLTAFVLAFVDELIKVNVTDVVISPGSRSTPMAMIMAEHPMMNVYVNIDERSAAFFALGIAKSKRKPVAILCTSGTAAANYMPAIVEAYYSRVPLIVLTADRPHELRDIGAPQAINQIGIFGEYTKWFAEMAIPEDTPEMLNYVRTFASRASGTAMQAPKGPVHLNFPFREPLVPLMEAIEYHDQDSYVNVTIGARSLTTNQYHSIYDCIADKKKGLIICGVIDDPSFAEAVLELAEKLQYPIFADPLSQLRSGHHNKELIIDSYDTILKNKQILQLYKPEVIIRFGEMPVSKSLTLYIKQLNHIDHIVIDGGGGWREPTLSASDMIHCDEVNFCSGLSHVIKEHNKKSHWLTQWVEMNAIIKSIWNGLEYEEELFEGKVFSELTKTLPYNTTLFVGNSMPIRDLDSFFLTNDKSIRVLANRGANGIDGIVSTALGASINCSPLVLVIGDLSFYHDLNGLLAAKMHKLNITIIVINNDGGGIFSFLPQAKHQTHFETLFGTPLGLDYEYVVKMYDGEFNRVTKWSDFREKVQQSIHVDGLSVIELTTDRTTNVEMHRSLWNMAIAEIDSFLGVDDEN